From the Clupea harengus chromosome 15, Ch_v2.0.2, whole genome shotgun sequence genome, one window contains:
- the srp9 gene encoding signal recognition particle 9 kDa protein, whose translation MPYYQAWDEFARAAEKLYLTDPMKVRVVLKYRHCDGNLCIKVTDDSVCLQYKTDQAQDVKKVEKLHGKLMRLMVSKESHCGAMETD comes from the exons ATGCCATACTATCAAGCATGGGACGAATTTGCCCGGGCTGCCGAGAAATTGTATCTTACAGATCCAATGAAG GTTCGAGTGGTTCTGAAGTACAGACACTGTGACGGGAACCTCTGCATAAAAGTTACAGACGACTCCGTG TGTTTGCAGTACAAGACTGATCAAGCACAAGATGTGAAGAAGGTTGAAAAGCTACATGGAAAACTGATGAGACTAATGGTCTCAAAAGAGTCTCACTGTGGTGCAATGGAAACAGATTGA
- the rpl7l1 gene encoding 60S ribosomal protein L7-like 1, which produces MAESETPKVIKLVPENLLKRRKAYQAIKATEAKLALLQKRKVSKGRPVRFKRLEDFLKHGKRQHRDERRLQRANHRPPTDLPPPKNSLAFVVRIREIKGVSPKVMKVLHMFRLRKIFSGTFIRMNQSSMKMLKTIEPYVAWGFPNLKSVRELILKRGQAKINKRKVALTDNTVIEKHMGDHGIICLEDLIHEIYSVGKNFKAASHFLLPFRLSVARHAARDQVGLLKDIGEAGARAEDINKVIRQLN; this is translated from the exons ATGGCGGAATCAGA AACCCCGAAGGTCATCAAATTGGTTCCTGAGAACCTTttgaagagaagaaaagcatATCAAGCTATTAAAGCAACAGAGGCCAAACTTGCACTACTTCAAAAAAGAAAG GTATCGAAAGGACGACCGGTGCGGTTCAAGCGTTTGGAAGATTTCCTCAAGCATGGAAAAAGACAGCATCGTGATGAGAGACGTCTTCaaagagccaatcacagacCCCCTACTGACCTGCCACCGCCTAAAAACAGCCTGGCATTTGTTGTCAGAATCAGAGA gataAAAGGTGTCAGTCCCAAAGTCATGAAGGTCCTCCACATGTTTCGACTGCGCAAAATCTTCAGCGGTACTTTCATAAGAATGAACCAATCATCAATGAAGATGCTGAAGACCATTGAGCCATATGTGGCTTGGGG GTTTCCAAATCTGAAATCAGTCCGTGAACTGATCCTAAAAAGGGGACAAGCAAAGATCAATAAAAGGAAGGTTGCTCTCACTGACAACACAGTCATTGAAAAACATATGG GTGACCATGGCATCATCTGTTTGGAGGACCTCATCCATGAGATTTATTCCGTTGGAAAGAACTTCAAGGCAGCCAGTCATTTCCTCTTGCCCTTCCGACTGTCAGTGGCTCGCCATGCAGCCAGAGATCAAGTTGGGCTCTTGAAAGATATTGGGGAGGCTGGAGCACGGGCGGAGGACATCAACAAAGTCATAAGACAGCTCAACTAA